From Schizosaccharomyces pombe strain 972h- genome assembly, chromosome: II, the proteins below share one genomic window:
- the pxl1 gene encoding paxillin-like protein Pxl1, which produces MHSPIPELPRFERRLTGPRAAPSSPVSTNGSPLNNLVRSRLSDGALNFTGGRIATPLPQPSLKTPESPLSKRNPTIKQNRVRFDLPDDELSRSNVSSPEKTLLTSASTSTFDSLKKELLPELPSLAYSDDDEFPSSPEELNSHVNYPDVRNVYDCHTGLQPLVDHDCIEDRQKTFASKQLPTLPLQKSSKLSNRRPALHSFHSAPANSLYPLPTPTSQLPSNLSSNNLFQSDSLKPSMVSSHTSTKPVLYRGNSEKSCHSCGGSLRAGRIISASGKKLHPQCFKCDTCSQNLEHVGFYYREGKFYCHLDYHEQFSPRCKHCKTPIEDQAVHINNDWFHENHHFCAGCSEVFNVNIPCIYRDDLYWCQTCYDNKYAVKCKKCRKPILGISVKGSDGEYHSQCWTCGACNALLGDEGYFMIENTPICRPCKAISVKFNLD; this is translated from the exons ATGCATTCACCAATTCCAGAATTACCAAG ATTTGAACGTCGATTGACTGGTCCTCGTGCTGCTCCTTCTTCGCCGGTCTCTACTAATGGCTCCCCGCTAAACAATTTAGTTCGTTCTCGGTTATCTGATGGAGCACTTAACTTTACTGGAGGTCGAATAGCTACACCATTACCGCAACCAAGTTTGAAGACTCCTGAATCTCCTTTGTCCAAGAGGAATCCaacaataaaacaaaatcgtGTACGTTTTGATCTGCCTGATGACGAGCTCTCTCGTTCTAATGTTTCGTCGCCGGAAAAAACACTACTAACCTCTGCTTCTACTTCTACTTTCGATAGCTTAAAAAAGGAGCTTTTACCTGAATTGCCATCTCTTGCATACAGTGACGACGATGAGTTTCCTAGTTCGCCGGAGGAATTGAATTCACATGTTAATTATCCAGACGTACGAAATGTTTACGATTGTCATACCGGTTTACAGCCGCTTGTTGATCATGATTGCATTGAAGACAGACAAAAAACCTTCGCATCCAAACAACTTCCTACTCTTCCTTTACAGAAATCCAGTAAACTTTCCAATCGTAGACCCGCTTTGCATTCTTTTCATTCTGCTCCTGCTAATAGCTTATATCCTTTGCCCACCCCCACTTCACAATTGCCTAGCAACTTGTCctcaaataatttatttcaatcAGATTCACTTAAGCCTTCAATGGTATCTTCTCATACATCTACAAAACCAGTTCTTTATAGAGGCAATTCTGAAAAATCCTGTCATAGTTGCGGCGGTTCTTTACGCGCTGGCAGAATAATTAGTGCTTCAGGAAAGAAATTACACCCTCAATGCTTCAAATGCGATACTTGTTCCCAGAACTTAGAGCACGTTGGATTTTATTACCGCGAGGGAAAATTTTATTGTCATCTAGACTATCATGAACAGTTCAGTCCTCGCTGTAAGCACTGCAAAACCCCAATTGAAGACCAAGCGGTCCATATCAACAATGATTGGTTTCATGAAAATCATCATTTTTGCGCTGGTTGCTCTGAAGTTTTTAATGTAAATATACCCTGTATTTACCGTGACGACCTATACTGGTGTCAGACTTGTTATGATAATAAGTATGCTGTTAAGTGCAAGAAATGCCGTAAACCCATTTTGGGGATCAGTGTAAAAGGGTCTGATGGTGAATATCATAGCCAATGTTGGACCTGCGGAGCTTGTAATGCCCTACTTGGAGATGAGGGTTATTTTATGATAGAAAATACCCCTATTTGCCGTCCTTGCAAGGCGATATCAGTCAAGTTTAATTTGGATTAA
- the asn2 gene encoding asparagine synthase, translating to MCGILFALAEDRDNLLESPSFSALRKRIRARGPDFFGKHKLNSGPWNLHFESSVLHLRGPSDHLTPQPHVDSFGNVLCWNGEIWQINHSDHHKFTLNRNENDGAKLFELLNNNPGDIEKILGSIQGPFAFVYYQVRTNTLWWGRDRLGRRSLLYSLRDSNFVLSSVGNSSDFREVEPGFHSVQVDLIPKINFSKSLMQLEKTNPLPPVDESFLMGSISSDTVDTLHTYLIKALQDRVLTIPKLCSSNLDCSHYSRVCVLYSGGVDCGVLARLMHDIVPNNESIDLINVAFENPRFTETYRDRETGLLPDNFDAYDVCPDRQTGLQGWQELISVCPARKWNFVAINVPYTEVCEAQEIVKTLIYPNDSVMDLSIGLAFYFASQGRGVLLQNVDDIKLKHQLPSYTIKAKVLISGLGADEQLGGYMRHLRAFERKGMAGLEEELQLDIDRIPHRNLGRDDRVMSNQGKEVRYPFLDERLMALFSKMKTTDKMRLDLVGGDKLILRELGRRLGCPLASQEKKRAIQFGSKAAKMTPGTGRTSGRKKLEVCI from the coding sequence ATGTGCGGAATTCTTTTCGCCTTAGCGGAAGACAGAGATAATCTTCTTGAAAGTCCATCTTTTTCAGCTTTACGAAAAAGGATTCGGGCTAGAGGACctgatttttttggtaagcATAAATTGAATAGCGGACCTTGGAATTTGCACTTTGAGTCAAGCGTTTTGCATTTACGTGGCCCTTCTGATCATTTAACGCCTCAACCTCATGTTGACAGTTTTGGAAACGTTTTGTGTTGGAATGGAGAAATTTGGCAAATAAACCATAGCGATCATCACAAATTTACGCTCAATCGTAATGAAAACGACGGTgcaaaactttttgaacttttaaacaataacCCGGGCgacattgaaaaaattttgggaAGTATTCAAGGaccttttgcttttgtttactacCAAGTTCGTACAAACACATTGTGGTGGGGAAGAGATCGCTTAGGAAGAAGATCCCTTTTGTATAGTTTACGAGATAGTAATTTCGTTCTCTCAAGTGTAGGAAATTCTAGTGATTTCCGAGAAGTTGAGCCTGGGTTTCATAGTGTGCAGGTGGACTTGATCCCAAAAATTAACTTCTCTAAATCATTAATGCAActggaaaaaacaaaccCTCTTCCTCCTGTGGATGAGTCCTTTCTCATGGGCTCAATCTCTTCAGACACTGTGGACACATTGCATACATATCTTATCAAAGCGCTTCAAGATAGAGTTTTAACAATCCCCAAACTGTGCTCTTCAAACCTTGACTGTAGTCATTATAGCCGAGTTTGCGTTCTTTACTCTGGGGGAGTGGATTGCGGTGTATTAGCACGGCTAATGCACGACATAGTTCCCAATAACGAGTCCATCGATTTAATTAATGTGGCTTTTGAAAACCCAAGATTTACAGAGACATACCGTGACAGAGAGACGGGACTTCTTCCTGACAATTTTGATGCATACGACGTATGTCCTGATAGACAAACTGGATTACAAGGCTGGCAGGAGCTTATTTCAGTTTGCCCTGCTCGAAAATGGAATTTTGTTGCTATAAACGTTCCTTATACAGAAGTATGTGAAGCACAGGAAATAGTCAAAACACTTATCTATCCGAACGATTCAGTTATGGATCTTTCTATTGGATtagctttttattttgcttcACAAGGGCGTGGTGTACTTTTACAAAACGTGGATGATATCAAACTGAAACATCAATTACCTTCCTATACTATAAAAGCTAAAGTCCTCATCAGTGGCCTGGGGGCTGATGAGCAGCTCGGTGGTTATATGCGGCACCTACGAGCGTTTGAACGGAAAGGTATGGCCGGTCTTGAAGAAGAACTGCAATTGGACATTGATCGTATTCCACATCGTAACTTGGGCAGAGATGACAGGGTAATGTCTAATCAAGGGAAAGAGGTGCGTTATCCTTTTCTCGATGAGCGTCTGATGGCTTTGTTTagcaaaatgaaaactACTGATAAAATGCGTCTAGATTTAGTTGGAGGTGACAAACTAATTTTACGTGAATTAGGACGTCGATTAGGTTGTCCCTTAGCTagtcaagaaaaaaagagggCTATTCAGTTTGGTTCTAAAGCAGCAAAGATGACTCCTGGAACCGGTAGAACATCAGGTCGTAAAAAGTTAGAAGtttgtatttaa
- the str1 gene encoding siderophore-Fe(3+) transporter Str1 translates to MRLKSFSTTLDTLRRRFNDSSSEEDKLEKNIQDETSIKEVSLQDAKQSDEKGVEEKVFNDESFSIDVAPKPEDELSGIVKARYLTEHSSRISFYICYFSIFLLFFAISFQAECYYSLTAYATSAFAGHSLLSTIAVANNIISAAIKPPLARLSDVFGRLEAFLFSLLLYLVGLILMAASTNVQTYAGGSVLYNAGYTGVELIMTIFMADTSSMANRSLVLGISYLPFVVTIWIGPRVAQEFYMHSTWRWGIAVWTILIPACSIPFLAVYSYYQFRAWREGALKGTLTINPVELFKKLDIIGLILMTAGLALVLLSISLASYDTGKWSDAKFIVMIIIGGLCLIAFVLYEIFVASFPALPFRLMREPTIGACCAMSFLFYITFYCWDNYYYSFLQVVHYTSITAAGYISYTYSFTSCATGFFLGILIRLTKRYKWYFVASIPVYILGQGLMIRYRGEQYNWGYQIMPQIIVGIGGGVIANLLTVAVQTVVSTENFAIVTALVSTVTPIGGAVGSAISGAIWNSVMPKRLEKNLPSDLKDQAYTIFESLTVQLSYTRGTDARNAIILSYSEVQKILTSVATGFAGAMIFPVWFVANPRLSTVKTHIFDSKESKV, encoded by the coding sequence ATGCGTCTGAAATCATTCTCCACAACTCTCGATACATTGCGAAGAAGATTTAACGATTCTAGTAGCGAAGAGGataaattggaaaaaaacaTTCAGGATGAAACTTCCATAAAGGAAGTTTCATTGCAAGATGCAAAGCAATCCGATGAAAAGGGTGTTGAGGAAAAGGTTTTTAATGACGAGAGCTTTTCTATCGATGTCGCCCCTAAACCCGAAGATGAACTTTCTGGCATTGTCAAAGCTAGATACCTTACCGAACATTCCTCTAGGATCTCTTTTTACATATGctatttttcaatttttttgcttttcttcgCCATTAGTTTCCAAGCAGAATGTTATTATTCATTAACTGCTTATGCTACTTCTGCTTTTGCAGGTCATTCATTGCTTTCCACCATTGCAGTTGCAAACAATATTATTTCTGCTGCCATTAAACCCCCTCTTGCTCGTCTCTCAGATGTCTTTGGACGTCTGGAAGCTTTTCTCTTCTCTCTTTTACTTTACCTAGTCGGTCTCATTTTAATGGCCGCTTCCACGAATGTTCAAACATATGCTGGTGGTAGTGTTTTGTATAATGCTGGATACACTGGCGTTGAGTTGATTATGACAATCTTTATGGCGGATACCTCTTCTATGGCTAACCGCTCTCTTGTTTTAGGCATTTCTTACCTGCCATTCGTCGTAACAATTTGGATCGGCCCCAGAGTTGCGCAGGAATTTTATATGCATTCTACATGGCGCTGGGGTATTGCTGTATGGACCATTCTTATTCCTGCTTGCTCTATTCCTTTCCTTGCCGTTTATTCATATTATCAATTCCGAGCTTGGCGGGAGGGTGCTTTGAAGGGAACGCTTACAATTAACCCTGTTgaattgttcaaaaaactCGACATTATTGGTTTAATTTTGATGACTGCGGGCCTTGCCCTTGTCCTGCTTTCCATCAGTTTGGCTAGTTATGATACTGGAAAATGGAGTGATGCTAAATTCATCGTTATGATTATTATTGGTGGTTTATGTCttattgcttttgttttatatgAAATATTTGTTGCCAGTTTCCCTGCATTGCCATTCCGTCTTATGCGTGAGCCTACTATTGGAGCTTGCTGTGCTATGTCTTTTCTGTTCTACATCACCTTTTACTGTTGGGATAACTACTATTATAGTTTCTTGCAAGTCGTTCATTACACATCTATTACTGCTGCTGGATACATATCATACACCTACTCATTCACTTCTTGTGCAACCGGATTCTTTTTGGGAATTCTCATTCGTCTTACTAAGAGATACAAATGGTACTTTGTTGCTTCAATTCCTGTTTACATTCTTGGCCAAGGTTTAATGATTCGATACAGAGGCGAGCAATATAATTGGGGTTATCAAATTATGCCTCAAATTATCGTTGGTATTGGTGGTGGTGTTATTGCAAATCTACTTACTGTCGCTGTTCAAACTGTTGTCAGCACTGAGAATTTTGCTATTGTCACAGCCCTTGTTAGTACCGTTACACCCATCGGTGGTGCTGTTGGAAGTGCTATATCGGGTGCAATCTGGAACAGCGTGATGCCCAAGCGTTTAGAAAAGAATCTACCAAGCGACTTGAAAGACCAAGCATATACCATTTTTGAGAGTTTAACCGTCCAATTAAGTTATACTAGAGGCACTGACGCTAGAAATGCCATCATTCTTTCTTATAGTGAAGTCCAAAAGATTTTGACGAGTGTCGCAACTGGTTTTGCTGGTGCCATGATATTTCCGGTTTGGTTCGTCGCTAATCCCAGACTTTCAACAGTCAAAACCCACATTTTTGATTCGAAGGAAAGCaaagtttaa
- the vps901 gene encoding putative guanyl-nucleotide exchange factor Vps901, with product MDYPSFHEDPTKDESTVAEQRKGQSNEEKPLIDLNDSLDEQRNAYNEHCKNHDQQPSQQVRNMEDEANQYEQTDSSSDQEVMNEKQSLDKENRNDNIPHENNPGQQEINEPIFDFHMFLEQLRSSSAEPVAKYLKSFLSEFTKRRWTVNYQVKLIRDFLKFINEKIEQYEPWASGSQAEIDNAKEGMEKLVLNRLYTSLFSPEIAKSGIPLSSEHSDDVEEDRVLSEKMELFQWITEENLDIKKQKSSSKFFKLAADELRRINDYHAPRDKIICLLNCCKVIFSYLRNVVKEESADMFVPILIFVVLQARPAHLVSNIQYIQRFRSPEKLTGEVMYYLSTLMGAMSFIETLDCSSLTITEEEFNAQIEKSIKKMEERKLSEKSESKTAVNENATYKDPVLSRGLSSSIDVSTGVALVNLPEELENMKYLQIDTPESKEYPRSTRPRGSSHSGSFTTDSGKRSRRNSNKYVGSSDRPPYRVSRAYSSSATHSPIVHEEQPVDDGLQQNDDLREATTASLETAEAERLQAREKAEAITALRAMFPAFDSEVIEVVLNAQQGRLSSSIDSLLEMS from the exons ATGGATTATCCATCATTTCATGAAGACCCTACAAAGGACGAATCTACCGTCGCTGAACAGCGAAAAGGCCAAAGCAATGAAGAAAAGCCGTTGATTGATTTAAATGACAGTTTGGATGAACAAAGGAATGCTTATAATGAACATTGCAAGAATCATGATCAGCAACCAAGTCAGCAAGTCAGAAATATGGAAGACGAGGCTAATCAATATGAACAAACTGACAGCAGCAGTGATCAAGAAGTTatgaatgaaaaacaatcattagataaagaaaatagaaatgaTAACATACCTCATGAAAATAATCCCGGGCAGCAAGAAATTAATGAACctatttttgattttcataTGTTTTTAGAACAATTGCGTTCCAGTTCTGCGGAACCAGTTGCCAAGTACTTGAAAAGTTTTCTTTCAGAATTCACGAAAAGACGATGGACTGTTAATTACCAGGTCAAATTGATTCGTGACTTTTTAAAGtttataaatgaaaaaatcgaaCAATATGAACCATGGGCTTCTGGTTCCCAGGCTGAAATTGATAATGCTAAAGAGGGGATGGAGAAGTTAGTTTTAAACAGATTATACACAAGTTTATTTTCTCCTGAAATTGCAAAGTCTGGCATACCTTTGAGCAGTGAACATTCGGATGATGTTGAGGAAGACCGAGTTTTGTCTGAGAAAATGGAACTATTTCAATGGATTACAGAGGAGAACTTAgatataaaaaagcaaaaatctAGCTCAAAATTCTTTAAGCTTGCTGCTGATGAATTAAGAAGAATAAATGATTACCACGCTCCCCGGGACAAGATTATCTGTCTTTTGAACTGTTGCAAGGTTATTTTTAGCTACCTAAGAAACGTTGTTAAAGAGGAGTCAGCGGATATGTTTGTTCccattttgatttttgtaGTCCTTCAAGCAAGGCCGGCCCACTTAGTATCTAATATTCAATACATACAAAGGTTTCGTTCTCCCGAAAAACTCACGGGAGAAGTTATGTACTATTTATCTACTCTAATGGGAGCTATGTCCTTCATCGAAACACTGGATTGTAGTTCTCTAACTATAACGGAAGAAGAGTTTAATGCACAAATAGAGAAGTCGATCAAGAAGATGGAAGAGAGAAAGTTGAGCGAAAAGTCTGAATCAAAAACGGCCGTAAACGAGAATGCAACCTACAAGGATCCGGTTCTTTCTCGAGGACTTTCATCATCCATAGATGTATCGACTGGTGTTGCATTGGTAAATTTACCAGAAGAGCTTGAAAATATGAAATACTTGCAAATAGACACTCCTGAAAGCAAAGAATATCCTCGTAGCACAAGGCCGAGAG GCTCTTCTCATAGTGGCTCTTTCACAACTGATTCTGGAAAAAGATCACGCAGAAACTCAAACAAGTATGTTGGTTCTAGCGATCGACCTCCCTATCGAGTATCTCGTGCATATTCCTCGTCTGCTACCCATTCTCCCATCGTTCATGAAGAGCAGCCAGTGGATGATGGATTACAACAAAATGATGACCTGCGAGAGGCAACAACAGCGTCTCTTGAGACAGCTGAAGCTGAAAGGCTACAAGCTCGGGAAAAGGCTGAAGCAATTACGGCTTTAAGAGCTATGTTTCCAGCGTTTGACAGTGAAGTGATTGAAGTTGTGTTAAATGCGCAACAAGGAAGGCTTAGTTCATCTATTGATTCCCTTTTGGAGATGAGTTAA
- the erb1 gene encoding WD repeat/BOP1NT protein yields METGMNRKRSRSKRANSNVGVEKDKEKEKSKGVSNVPNEVETESSSHEPSFKKDVDEEIPSLTAELSEEEEGEYSSESGRSTPELSPDDFEDADDEEEFEEIDAGYSSDSSTEDVAPGLYESPYDENLYINYDIDGKKITRPATPAALDSLIASIDKDKGWTGIVDPMTGKPVNLTTEELGLLKRLAQSEIPDENFDPYPDYDDFFTNTVRETPLSSAPEPKRRFAPSKHEQKRILQLAYAIRKGRILTSEQRAERERESQSNYADHDLWADDDQATVNQRKLDYAPAPKLPPPSHEESYNPPEEYLKQSSDFPKKYKSLRVVPAYSNLIKEKFERCLDLYLAPRVRRTKLNIDPESLLPKLPTPSELRPFPTRCTNVFIGHKGRVRCLSVHVSGNWLASGGDDGVLRIWEVMTGRCVWKCSLDSFGNAHNIDSDEDAVNESLSHSTKSSIIQSLAWGPLSDSPVLAVAVDETVYFITPPIFSDEQIEASKELFTSAPYQESSAIWRRGAKQSLQLHGGIVHATVSTPSSIKSLSWHRRGDYLATSSPTSSSQAVLIHQLSRGASQSPFSKSKGSVQAVTFHPTMPYLLVATQRYVRIYNLVKQELVKTLLTGVKWVSSLSVHSSGDHVIIGSYDKRLCWFDLDFSSKPYKNLRYHSRALRDVSYHPSLPLFCSGSDDGDVQVFHGRVYSDLLANPLIVPLKILRNHKVVDNVGVLSTCWHPKEAWLFSAGAGGEIRMWT; encoded by the coding sequence ATGGAGACTGGCATGAATAGGAAGAGGTCCAGGTCCAAAAGAGCCAATTCCAACGTTGGCGTAGAGAAGgataaggaaaaagaaaagtctAAAGGAGTTTCAAATGTGCCAAATGAGGTTGAGACTGAGAGTTCTTCACATGAAccaagttttaaaaaagatgttGATGAGGAAATTCCATCTTTGACGGCCGAGTTATCcgaggaagaagaagggGAATATTCTTCTGAAAGTGGACGTTCTACTCCAGAGTTATCCCCGGATGATTTTGAGGATGctgatgatgaagaagaatttgaGGAAATCGATGCTGGTTATTCTTCCGATTCCTCTACAGAAGATGTCGCTCCTGGACTATATGAATCTCCTTATGATGAGaatttgtatataaattatGATATAGATGGAAAAAAGATTACCCGACCTGCGACACCTGCTGCTTTGGATTCTTTAATTGCTAGCATTGATAAGGACAAAGGATGGACTGGAATAGTTGATCCTATGACGGGAAAGCCGGTTAACTTGACTACGGAAGAGCTCGGTTTGCTAAAGCGACTTGCTCAATCCGAGATTCCTGACGAAAACTTTGATCCATATCCTGATtatgatgatttttttacaaacaCCGTACGGGAAACTCCTCTTTCAAGCGCTCCTGAGCCCAAACGTCGATTTGCTCCCTCTAAGCATGAACAAAAGCGTATTTTACAGCTTGCTTATGCTATCCGTAAAGGAAGAATTCTCACTTCTGAACAGCGTGCTGAACGTGAACGCGAAAGTCAAAGCAATTATGCAGATCATGATCTTTGGGCGGATGATGATCAAGCAACTGTTAACCAGAGAAAGTTGGACTATGCACCTGCACCTAAGCTTCCTCCTCCATCACACGAGGAAAGCTATAACCCTCCTGAAGAATACTTAAAACAGTCTTCGGACTTTCCTAAGAAATATAAATCCTTACGTGTTGTTCCTGCTTACTCAAACCTTATAAAGGAGAAGTTTGAACGTTGCTTGGATCTTTATTTAGCTCCCCGTGTTAGACGTACCAAACTTAATATTGATCCAGAATCGTTACTTCCTAAACTTCCTACCCCCTCTGAGCTTCGTCCATTTCCGACACGCTGCACCAATGTTTTCATCGGTCATAAAGGTCGTGTTCGTTGTCTTTCGGTCCATGTTAGCGGAAATTGGCTTGCAAGTGGAGGTGATGATGGAGTTTTACGTATTTGGGAAGTAATGACTGGTCGTTGTGTTTGGAAATGCAGCTTGGACAGTTTTGGTAATGCACATAATATTGATAGCGATGAGGATGCGGTTAATGAATCTTTAAGTCACTCTACAAAGAGCTCTATAATTCAATCACTTGCTTGGGGACCTCTTTCAGATAGTCCAGTGCTTGCTGTTGCTGTTGATGAAACAGTCTATTTCATCACACCCCCGATCTTTTCTGACGAGCAGATTGAAGCTTCTAAAGAATTGTTTACTTCTGCTCCTTACCAAGAATCTAGTGCAATATGGAGAAGAGGAGCCAAACAATCTTTACAATTACATGGTGGTATAGTCCATGCTACTGTTTCTACTCCCAGTAGCATTAAGTCCTTGTCTTGGCATCGTCGCGGTGATTACCTAGCTACTTCTTCTCCTACTTCTTCTAGCCAGGCGGTTCTTATTCATCAGTTGTCAAGAGGTGCAAGTCAATCGCCATTTTCTAAGTCTAAAGGTTCTGTGCAAGCTGTTACGTTTCACCCTACTATGCCTTATCTTCTGGTTGCTACTCAACGATATGTCCGCATATACAATCTTGTTAAGCAAGAGCTTGTAAAGACCTTGTTAACTGGTGTCAAATGGGTTTCGAGTTTAAGTGTCCATTCGAGTGGGGACCATGTCATAATAGGTTCCTATGATAAAAGGCTATGTTGGTTCGACTTAGACTTTTCTTCTAAACCATATAAAAATCTTCGATATCATTCACGTGCTCTTCGCGATGTCTCATATCATCCTTCCCTTCCACTATTTTGCTCTGGCTCTGATGATGGTGATGTTCAAGTGTTCCACGGTCGTGTTTACAGTGACCTTCTGGCTAATCCCTTGATTGTTCCTCTTAAGATTTTGCGGAATCATAAAGTGGTTGATAATGTCGGTGTTTTATCCACATGCTGGCATCCAAAAGAAGCCTGGTTATTCAGTGCAGGTGCTGGTGGAGAAATTCGGATGTGGACTTGA